The Edaphobacter flagellatus sequence CGCGACAGCGCCATAAAGCTCGCGCTCTTTCGCTCCAGCGCAAGCTGCCAGGCAGCAGCCGTCTCGTTCGCATCCGCGGGACGGAAGTCGGTCAGGTGCGGAATCAACCGCAGGCTCATCAGCTGCTCAATCGGCTGGTGCGTCGGTCCATCCTCGCCCAGTCCAATCGAGTCATGCGTAAAGATGAACAGCGAGTGCACGCTCATCAGCGCCGCCAGGCGAATTGCATTACGCGCATAGTCCGAGAAAACAAAGAACGTTGAGCCGAACGGAATCAGGCCGCCATGCGCCGCCATGCCATTCACCATTGCGCACATGCCAAACTCACGCACGCCAAAGAACACGTTGCGTCCCTTTGGATCGACATGGAAGTTCGGCGAATCCTTGAAGATCGTCTTCGTCGAAGCAGTCAGGTCGGCCGCACCGCCAAACAACTCCGGCACAACGCCTGCAACGGCGTTCATCACCACTTGGCCTGCGTTACGCGTCGCCACGGGCTTGTCTGTCGGGAAGGTCGGAACCTTCTTCTCCCAGCCTTCCGCCAGCTTCGCGCTCACTACGCGCTCAAACTCAGCAGCCGGCTCCGGATATGCCTTCTTATACTCGGCAAACGAGGCATCCCATGCAGCCTTGGCCTTCTTGCCCTTCTCCTTCGCCTCAGCCCAGTTCTTCGCAGCCTCTTCCGGTACGTAGAAGCTCTTGTCTTCGGGCCAGCCCAGGTTCTTCTTCGTGGCCTTCACCGCTTCAGCGCCAAGAGCCTCACCGTGCACCTTGCTCGTGCCGGCCTTCGGGCTTCCGTAACCGATCACCGTGCGTACACGGATCAGTGAGGGCTTCGTCGTCTCTGCCTTCGCCGCCTTGATCGCAGCTTCGATAGCTACCAGGTCGTTGCCGTCGTCCACCATCTGCACATGCCAGTGATATGCCTGGAACCGCTTCGTTACGTCTTCCGTAAAGCTCAGCTCCGTCGGGCCGTCCAGCGAGATCAGGTTGTCGTCATACAGCACAATCAGCTTGCCCAGGCCCAGCGTTCCCGCCAGCGAAGCCGTCTCGTGCGAGATGCCTTCCATCAGGTCGCCATCGCCGCAAAGCACATACGTGTAGTGGTCAATCACGTTGTGGCCATCACGGTTGTACACCGCAGCCATGTGCTTCTCAGCCGTCGCGATGCCCACAGCCATCGCAAAACCCTGTCCCAGCGGACCCGTCGTCACTTCAACTCCCGGCGCCTCACCCAGCTCTGGATGTCCCGGCGTATGCGATCCCCACTGCCGGAACTGCTCCAGCTGCGACATCGGCAGGTCATAGCCTGCAAGATGCAGCACGCCATACAGCAGTGCCGAAGCATGGCCGTTCGACAGCACGAACCGGTCGCGGTCGATCCACTTCGGCTCCGTCGGATCGTACTTCATCAGCTTGTGATACAGCAGGTACGCAATCGGAGCGCAGCCTAAAGGAGCACCCGGATGTCCGGACTTGGCCTTTTCCACCGCATCCACGGCAAGAAAACGGAGAGCGTTGATGGAAAGCTGGTCTAAAGCATTCTGCTGGTCGGTCTGCTGATTGCTCATTCTTTTCCTTTTTCTCGAACGCACAAGCATGGACCGGCGCTCGATCTCGTGTATTTTTCGATTTAGGACGTTCTCGTACAGTGTACAGGCGCAGGCGGCATCCCTGCATCCTCATGCCTTGGCCCGTTTACGTTCATCATGCTGTAACCGTAATCTCCACATTTCTGCCCAGCCAATGCTCCGGCTGGCCTTCGCCCGGCCAGCACAGCGTAAAGACAATCATTCCCGGCTTTGTCGTCGGAATATCCACATACGATCCCGCCGCTCCCACCATCGTCGCTGTCGCCTCATTCACCGTCGCCCAGTTATCCAGCGAATACACCACGCGGAAGTGACCGCCATCCACAATGCGCAGCGTATATCCAGCCTTCATCCGTGTGATCTGCCGACCCAGCGAATAGATCTCATGCTGATTCTGGAACCTTCGCTTCTCCTTCGCGACCGCGTAGCGCTCTTCGACCACCGAAATCCTGTCGAACACCTTCCCGTCCACCAACGACCGCAACAACTTCAGATACTCCGAGTGCGCCCACACCAGCGGCTGCGCCGAACCCGCCGACTGCCCGAAGTACATCCCCTCCGACGGAAGGTCTGCCTCATCCCATACCTGCTCCGGCAACATGCCGCCCTTCGAGCTGAACCGCTCGATCGCCGTCACCAGCGACTTCGCATCCCCGCCCACTGCCAGCTCATAGTGCGCACGCTCCCCCGATAGCAGAGGCCATGCTCGTCCCTGCCCCCAACCGTCATACGGACCGCCATCCTTCTTCTGTCCATATCCATCATGGTTGTACCTGCGCCAGCAAACCCCATTCGGCGTCTCGTACTTCAGGCAGTGATCCACCACCTTCAGCGAGTCCACGATCAGCGGATCGTCCGCCCGCCGTATCCCATATCGCACCAGCTCCAGAAAGCCGCCATCGATCACTTCGCGCGCTTCGAAGATACTCCGCTCCTCCGGCCCGCGATTC is a genomic window containing:
- the tkt gene encoding transketolase, with translation MSNQQTDQQNALDQLSINALRFLAVDAVEKAKSGHPGAPLGCAPIAYLLYHKLMKYDPTEPKWIDRDRFVLSNGHASALLYGVLHLAGYDLPMSQLEQFRQWGSHTPGHPELGEAPGVEVTTGPLGQGFAMAVGIATAEKHMAAVYNRDGHNVIDHYTYVLCGDGDLMEGISHETASLAGTLGLGKLIVLYDDNLISLDGPTELSFTEDVTKRFQAYHWHVQMVDDGNDLVAIEAAIKAAKAETTKPSLIRVRTVIGYGSPKAGTSKVHGEALGAEAVKATKKNLGWPEDKSFYVPEEAAKNWAEAKEKGKKAKAAWDASFAEYKKAYPEPAAEFERVVSAKLAEGWEKKVPTFPTDKPVATRNAGQVVMNAVAGVVPELFGGAADLTASTKTIFKDSPNFHVDPKGRNVFFGVREFGMCAMVNGMAAHGGLIPFGSTFFVFSDYARNAIRLAALMSVHSLFIFTHDSIGLGEDGPTHQPIEQLMSLRLIPHLTDFRPADANETAAAWQLALERKSASFMALSRQDLPVLDAAKYGVLAGVRKGAYVLEEFGKDIILVATGSEVSLVMKAAEQLKAEGIGATVVSMPSFKLFDEQDAAYQASIFPENTPKLAIEAGATMGWYKYVGHNGGVIGIDRFGASAPGPIAMEKLGFSVANVVEHAKKLVKK